The Spirosoma oryzicola region TTGGTATTCCAGCGCATGTCCAGCACGTGCATATGCGGGAAGCAAGCACTTTTCAGCTTAAACGAACCCCCGTCGGGGTGGCAGTACTGGTCGAAGGTATCGGTTGCGGTACAGGTAGGCGTCGGGGGTACGTCCTGCGGAGAGGCAACCACTTTGAAGCTGAAAATATCGTCAGAGTTTAGTACAGTAGAGACCATAAGTTATGCCTTTGGAAGAACCCAGCCGGGACGATTTAGCGGAGTAGTTCAAAAATAGGCGATAGACTAGGCCGGGTAAATCCGGACGACAGTCAACTGCGAAAAGGGTGTGGCTAACTGCCGACTTCGGTGCCTGAATTGAAAACGGTTTTTTCGCGATAATCCGGTTTGCGTAGTTCCTTATCCGTTTCGCGTAGGTGCTGAGCCCGCTTTGGTGTTGAGTTTTGCAGCGTTAAAAGGCCGTTGGCAGGCCCGTTAACCAAAAGACAACAACACGAATGAAAGCACTCGTAAAAATTGGTAAATGGATCGGCGGTATCGTGCTAAGCCTGGCCGTCATACTCCTCATTGCGTATTTCTTTATCACCAACAACATCAACCAGCGAACGGCAACGAAACACAGCTTCGCCACCGAAACCATAGACATCCCCCGCGACAGCAGCATCGTGAAGCGGGGCGAACACTTGGCGGTAATCAAAGGATGCATTGAGTGTCATGGTGAAAAGCTCGACGGCAAAATCATGATGGACGATCCGGCGCTGGGTCGGCTCGTCGCTGCTAACCTGACAAAAGGTAAAGGCGGATTACCCGCTGATTACAGCACCGCCGATTGGCTGGCTGCCCTGCGTCACGGTGTTGATCGAAACGGCCGTCCGCTGTTATTTATGCCTTCGCACGAAACAACGTTACTGTCGAAGCAGGATTTACAGGCTATCATCGCATACTGCCAGCAGGTGCCAGCGGCTGACCATGTGGTGCCCGCCAGTAAACTCGGCCCAGTAGTCAACGTAATGGCTTATCTCGACAAGATGCCTTTGCTGTCGGTGGAAAAAATCGACCACAAACTACCTATTGTGGCTAGCGCCGACACGACCGAAGGCATCGCTCAGGGTAAGTACCTGTCAATTTCATGCAGTGGTTGCCACAAGCCTACGCTGAAAGGCGGTGAGCCAGTAGCACCCGGTATGCCTCCCGTACCTGATCTCACCCGTACCGGCCACGTTGGTAAATGGACGCAGGCGCAATTTATTCATACGCTTCGTACGGGTAAAACGCCCAGCGGCCATCAGATCAATAACGACAACATGCCCTGGAAAATGACCGCTCAGTACAGCGAGACAGAACTGGCTTCACTGTATCAATACTTCCGGACAATCCAGTAAACGCGGGTGGACGATCCGAAACCGCGCACTTTTTTTTCGTAATCAAATCA contains the following coding sequences:
- a CDS encoding cytochrome c — its product is MKALVKIGKWIGGIVLSLAVILLIAYFFITNNINQRTATKHSFATETIDIPRDSSIVKRGEHLAVIKGCIECHGEKLDGKIMMDDPALGRLVAANLTKGKGGLPADYSTADWLAALRHGVDRNGRPLLFMPSHETTLLSKQDLQAIIAYCQQVPAADHVVPASKLGPVVNVMAYLDKMPLLSVEKIDHKLPIVASADTTEGIAQGKYLSISCSGCHKPTLKGGEPVAPGMPPVPDLTRTGHVGKWTQAQFIHTLRTGKTPSGHQINNDNMPWKMTAQYSETELASLYQYFRTIQ